TCTAATGCTTCCGTTTCTGATGAAGATGAAAAAGCGTAATGATGCTGTTCTCTCTTTACTTACAGATACAATGGAAGTAAGTACCTCCCCTCCTTCAACCTCTACACTGACAACTAGCAACTGAGAACTCAATGACAGGAACTTGCTCAGTAGTCTTGAAGTATTGCGTGGAAATTGACTCTGTATGTGTCTCATTCTGTGTtatttgtctgtgtctgtgtgtatgggaGTGTGTGCAAACGTGTCGGTGCCAGTGTGCATATATGAATGTGTGTATCtttgactgtatgtgtgtgtacttattTTGTCCCCCCAGCTCTCTGATGCTCTGTGTGGCTGTCCGTCCTCTGGTTCTACCCCCCAGGGAAGCAACAGTATCTGGCCCAGTCATCAGCAACCAGGGGGTCCTGTCTGGCCGACACAGCCCAGCCAACAGCCCACCCAACCCCAGTCCCCATCCTGCTGGCCTGAGCAGCCCAGCATCCCCTGCTGGCCTGGTCCTCAATCATCCCAACCAGCCCCAGCTCAACCTCAGCCCATGCCTTGCTTTCCTGGACACCCGAACACCCCCTGCTGGCCTGGGCAACAGCCATCCCAACAAGCCCCAGGTCCGGCCCAAAACTGGCCTGGGCCACAGCCATCACAAccatccccagctccagcccaAAACTGGAACTGGCCTGGTCCTCAACCATTCAAAccatccccagctccagcccaAAACTGGCCTGGTACTCAACCACAACATACCCAACATACCCAaccagccccaacccatccctGCCAGCCATGCTGGCCTGGACCCCAGCCCCCGCCTCCCCAATTACAGCCCCAGTCTGCACCCCAGCCTTATCAACCTCCAGCCCCAATTCAAGCCCAGGCCCAGGGCCCCAGCCAGCCCAGTCCCCCAGGGTGGCCAGTCCCAGGCTTTAACCCAGGCGTTAACCCAGGGTCTGGATGGCCATTCGGCCCTGGACAGGACCCAGGTGGACAGTCTAGTTGGCCTGATCAGGACCCAGGTGGCTTCACACCTGCTACACAGTGGAATCCGACACCAACTGGACaggtgagagacagggagggaaggagggtaaGTGGATGGAAGAAATGAATTGGCATAATCATTGTGTTTGTGTGAAGATACTGCCATATACtaaatgtctgtgtgttgtgttggtgtATAGAATGTGCCCTACAACCTGAACCTACAAAGAGGCCTCTACGACAAGATGATGCTCACCATCATGTGCCAGATCAAACCAAACGCTAAGCAGTGAGTTCATCAACCACCATAGTCTACTAGGGTCTTCATTGTCTACTGGGATGAAAACGATCCCTGAGATACCCAGTGGAAGCATTGGATGTACAGTACACATTACCAGTATGCTATTTGAATACAACTGATGTAATAAGTCATTTTACTATATTGAATGTCAACTGCATTCAATACATCACGTTCCTCGAAGACTGGGCCAATTAACCTGATGACTGTAGTTTGTCACTATCTAATGTCTTGACCTGTGTTTTTATCAACATGATCAATTACACTGTTTTTATCCTAACTTGTTTAGGTTCACGGTGAACTTCCTGCGAGGTAATGACATCGCCTTCCACCTCAACACTCGGTTCAATGAGGGGGGCAAGCAGGCAGTGGTGAGGAACCACAAGGTGGGAGAGCgttgggggaaagaggagaggcacACACAGGGAGGCTTCCCCTTCATGGCCGGACAGTCCTTCGAGGTCAGTGGGAAAATTCTTTATAGCAGtgcaactctaacctatactgtactgactagcaactctaaactatactgtactgactaacaacctatactgtactgactaacaacctatactgtactgactaacaacctatattgtactgactaacaacctatattgtactgactaacaactctaaactatactgtactgactaacaacctatactgtactgactaacaacctatactgtactgactaacaacctatactgtactgactaacaacctatattgtactgactaacaacctatattgtactgactaacaacctatattgtactgactaacaactctaaactatactgtactgactaacaacctatattgtactgactaacaacctatattgtactgactaacaaccaatactgtactgactaacaacctatactgtactgactaacaactctaaactatactgtactgactaacaacctatactgtactgactaacaacctatattgtactgactaacaacctatattgtactgactaacaacctatattgtactgactaacaacaaatactgtactgactaacaacctatactgtattgactaacaactctaacctatactgtattgactaacaacctatactgtattgactaacaactctaacctatactgtactgactaacaacctatactgtactgactaacaacctatactctactgactaacaactctaacctatactgtattgactaacaactctaacctgtactgactaagaactctaacctatactgtactgattaacaacctatactgtactgactaacaacctatactgtattgactaacaactctaacctatactgtactgactaacatctctaacctatactgtactgactaacaacctatattgtactgactaacaacctatactgtactgactaacaactctaacctatactctactgactaacaactctaacctatactgtacttgctaacaacctatactgtactgactaacaacctatactgtactgactaacaacctatattgtactgactaacaacctatactgtactgactaacaactctaacctatactgtactgactaacaactctaacctatactgtactgactaacaactttaacctatactgtactgactaacaacctatactgtactgactaacaacctatactgtactgactaacaactctaacctatactgtactgactaacaactctaacctatactctactgactaacaactctaacctatactctactgactaacaactctaacctatactgtactgactaacaacctatactgtattgACTTTACAACCTATActatactgactaacaactctaacctatactgtactgactaacaacctatactgtattgactaacaactctaacctatactgtactgactagcaactctaacctatactgtactgactaacaacctatactgtactgactaacaacctatactgtactgactaacaacatATATTGTACTGACTAGCaattctaacctatactgtactgactaacatctctaacctatactgtactgactaacaacctatattgtactgactagcaactctaacctatactgtactgactagcaactctaacctatactgtactgactagcaacctatactgtactgactaacaacctataatGGACTGAATAACAACCtttactgtactgactaacaactctaacctatactgtactgactaacatctCTAACCTATActctactgactaacaacctatattgtactgactaacaacctatactgtattgactaacaactctaacctatactgtactgactaacatctctaacctatactgtactgactaacaacctatattgtactgactaacaacctatactgtactgactaacaactctaacctatactctactgactaacaactctaacctatattgtactgactaacaacctatactgtactgactagcaacctatactgtactgactaacaacctatactatactgactaacaactctaacctatactgtactgactaacaactctaacctatattgtactgactaacaacctatactgtactgactagcaacctatactgtactgactaacaacctatactgtactgactaacaactctaacctatactttCCTGACTAGcacctctaacctatactgtactgactaacaacctatactgtactgactaacaacctataatGGACTGAATAACAACCtttactgtactgactaacaactctaacctatactgtactgactaacaactctaacctataatgtactgactaacaactctaacctatactgtactgactaacaacctatactgtactgactaacaacctatattgtactgactaacaacctatactgtactgactaacaacctatactgtactgactaacaacctatactgtactgactaacaacctatactgtactgactaacaacctatactggttggtttgtggtcccgtgtggctcagttggtagagcatggcgcttgcaacgccagggttgtgggttcatttcccacggggggaccagggttcaattcccacggggggaccaggatgaaaatgtatgaactttccaatttgtaagtcgctctggataagagcgtctgctaaatgacttaaatgtactgtactgactaacaacctatactgtactgaataacaacctatattgtactgactaacaactctaacctatactgtactgactaacaacctatactgtactgactaacaacctgtactgactaacaacctatattggACTGACTAGCAACTCTAACCTAAActctactgactaacaactctaacctatactgtactgactaacaacctatactgtactgactaacaacctgtactgactaacaacctatattggACTGACTAGCAACTCTAACCTAAACTCTACTGACTAAcatctctaacctatactgtgctgactaacaacctatattgtactgactaacaatctatactgtactgactagcaactctaacctatactgtactgactaacaactctaacctatactgtactgactaacaacctatactgtactgactaacaacctgtactgactaacaacctatattggACTGACTAGCAACTCTAACCTAAACTCTACTGACTAAcatctctaacctatactgtgctgactaacaacctatacagtactgactaacaacctatactgtactgactaacaactctaacctatactgtactgactaacaactttaacctatactgtactgactaacaactctaacctatactgtactgactaacaacctatattgtactgactaacaactctaacctatactgtattgactaacaactctaacctatactgtactgactaacaactttaacctatactgtactgactaacaactctaacctatactgtactggctaacaacctatactgtactgactaacaactctaacctatactgtactgactaacaacctatattgtactgactaacaactctaacctatactctaCTGACTAACAtatctaacctatactgtactgactaacaacctatactgtactgactaaaacctatactgtactgactaacaactctaacctatactgtactgactaacagctctaacctatactgtactggctaacaacctatactgtactgactaaaacctatactgtactgactaacaactctaacctatactgtactgactaacaactctaacctatactgtactgactaacaacctatactgtactgactaaaacctatactgtactgactaacaactctaacctatactgtactgactaacaactttagcctatactgtactgactaacaactttaacctgtactgtactgactaacaactctaacctatactgtactgactaacaactttaacctatactgtactgactaacaactctaacctatactctactgactaacaacctatactgtactgactaacaactctaacctatactctactgactaacaactctaacctatactgtactgactaacaacctatactgtactgaccagCACCTCtaacctatattgtactgactaaaaactctaaactatactgtactgactaacaacctatactgtacctactaacaacctatactgtactgactaacaacctatactgtactgactaacaactctaacctatactgtactgactaacaacctatactgtattgactaacaactctaacctatactgtactgactaacatctctaacctatactgtactgactaacaacctatattgtactgactaacaacctatactgtactgactaacaactctaacctatactctactgactaacaactctaacctatactctactgactaacaactctaacctatactgtactgactagcaacctatactgtactgactaacaacctatactatactgactaacaactctaacctatactgtactgactaacaactctaacctatattgtactgactaacaacctattcTGTACTGACTagcaacctatactgtactgactaacaacctatactgtactgactaacaactctaacctatactttACTGACTAGcacctctaacctatactgtactgactaacaacctatactgtactgactaacaacctatattgtactgactaacaacctatactgtactgactaacaacctatactatactgactaacaacctatactgtactgactaacaacctatactgtactgactaacaacctatactgtactgactaacaacctatactggttggtttgtggtcccgtgtggctcagttggtagagcatggcgcttgcaacgccagggttgtgggttaatttcccacggggggaccagggttcaattcccacggggggaccaggatgaatatgtatgaactttccaatttgtaagtcgctctggataagagcgtctgctaaatgacttaaatgtactgtactgactaacaacctatactgtactgaataacaacctatattgtactgactaacaactctaacctatgctgtactgactaacaacctatactgtactgactaacaacctatattgtactgactaacaactctaacctgtactgactaacaacctatactttactgactaacaacctatactgtactgactagcaactctaacctatactgtactaacaactctaacctatactgtactgactaacaacctatactgtactgactaacaacctgtactgactaacaacctatattggACTGACTAGCAACTCTAACCTAAACTCTACTGACTAAcatctctaacctatactgtgctgactaacaacctatacagtactgactaacaacctatactgtaccgactaacaactctaacctatactgtactgactaacaactttaacctatactgtactgactaacaactctaacctatactgtactgactaacaacctatattgtactgactaacaactctaacctatactgtattgactaacaactctaacctatactgtactgactaacaactttaacctatactgtactgactaacaactctaacctatactgtactggctaacaacctatactgtactgactaacaactctaacctatactgtactgactaacaacctatattgtactgactaacaactctaacctatactctaCTGACTAACaaatctaacctatactgtactgactaacaacctatactgtactgactaaaacctatactgtactgactaacttctctaacctatactgtactgactaacagctctaacctatactgtactggctAACAACCTATGCTGTACTGACtaaaacctatactgtactgactaacaactctaacctatactgtactgactaacaactctaacctatactgtactgactaacaacctatactgtactgactaaaacctatactgtactgactaacaactctaacctatactgtactgactaacaactctaacctatactgtactgactaacaactttaacctgtactgtactgactaacaactctaacctatactgtactgactaacaactttaacctatactgtactgactaacaactctaacctatactctactgactaacaacctatactgtactgactaacaactctaacctatacgctactgactaacaactctaacctatactgtactgactaacaacctatactgtactgactagcaCCTCtaacctatattgtactgactaacatctctaaactatactgtactgactaacaacctatactgtacctactaacaacctatactgtactgactaacaacctatactgtactgactaacaacctatactgtactgactaacaacctatactgtattgactagcaactctaacctatactgtactgactaacaacctatactgtactgagtaacaacctatactgtactgactaacaactctaacctatactgtactgactaacaactctaacctatactctcCTGACTAACAAccctaacctatactgtactgactaacaactctaacctatactctaCTGACtagcaactctaacctatactttactgactaacaacctatactgtactgactaacaacctatactgtactgactaacaacctatattgtactgactaacaactctaacctatactgtactgactaacaacctatactgtactgactaacaacctatattgtactgattaacaactctaacctatactgtactgactaacaactctaacctatactgtactgactaacatctctaacctatattgtactgactaacaacctatactgtactgactaacaactccaacctatactgtactgactaacaactttaacctatactgtactgactaacaacctatactgtactgactaacaacctatactgtactgactaacaacctatactgtactgactaacaacctatactgtactgactaacaactctaacctattctgtactgactaacaactttaacctatactgtactgactaacaactctaacctatactgtactgactaacaacctatactgtactgactaacaacctatactgtactgactaacaacctatactgtactgactaacaacctatactgtactgactaacaacctatattgtactgactaacaacctatattgtactgactaacaacctatattgtactgactaacaactctaaactatactgtactgactaacaacctatattgtactgactaacaacctatattgtactgactaacaaccaatactgtactgactaacaacctatactgtactgactaacaactctaaactatactgtactgactaacaacctatactgtactgactaacaacctatattgtactgactaacaacctatattgtactgactaacaacctatattgtactgactaacaacaaatactgtactgactaacaacctatactgtattgactaacaactctaacctatactgtattgactaacaacctatactgtattgactaacaactctaacctatactgtactgactaacaacctatactgtactgactaacaacctatactctactgactaacaactctaacctatactgtattgactaacaactctaacctgtactgactaagaactctaacctatactgtactgattaacaacctatactgtactgactaacaacctatactgtattgactaacaactctaacctatactgtactgactaacatctctaacctatactgtactgactaacaacctatattgtactgactaacaacctatactgtactgactaacaactctaacctatactctactgactaacaactctaacctatactgtacttgctaacaacctatactgtactgactaacaacctatactgtactgactaacaacctatattgtactgactaacaacctatactgtactgactaacaactctaacctatactgtactgactaacaacctattttgtactgactaacaacctatattgtactgactaacaagctatattgtactgactaacaacctatactgtactgactaacaacctatactgtactgactaacaactctaacctatactgtactgactaacaactctaacctatactgtactgactaacaactttaacctatactgtactgactaacaacctatactgtactgactaacaacctatactgtactgactaacaactctaacctatactgtactgactaacaactctaacctatactctactgactaacaactctaacctatactctactgactaacaactctaacctatactgtactgactaacaacctatactgtattgACTTTACAACCTATActatactgactaacaactctaacctatactgtactgactaacaacctatactgtattgact
This portion of the Salvelinus fontinalis isolate EN_2023a chromosome 27, ASM2944872v1, whole genome shotgun sequence genome encodes:
- the LOC129825659 gene encoding galectin-3-like gives rise to the protein MELSDALCGCPSSGSTPQGSNSIWPSHQQPGGPVWPTQPSQQPTQPQSPSCWPEQPSIPCWPGPQSSQPAPAQPQPMPCFPGHPNTPCWPGQQPSQQAPGPAQNWPGPQPSQPSPAPAQNWNWPGPQPFKPSPAPAQNWPGTQPQHTQHTQPAPTHPCQPCWPGPQPPPPQLQPQSAPQPYQPPAPIQAQAQGPSQPSPPGWPVPGFNPGVNPGSGWPFGPGQDPGGQSSWPDQDPGGFTPATQWNPTPTGQNVPYNLNLQRGLYDKMMLTIMCQIKPNAKQFTVNFLRGNDIAFHLNTRFNEGGKQAVVRNHKVGERWGKEERHTQGGFPFMAGQSFEIKILVTSGEFKVAVNGTQLFQFKHRIRELNQIDRINILHDVILTSVNVDTIP